In Agromyces sp. 3263, a single genomic region encodes these proteins:
- the hemE gene encoding uroporphyrinogen decarboxylase produces MSRVILSEQHPLSAGLTGDSRLVRAYRGERSDTTPVWFMRQAGRSLPEYRDLRVGTRMLDACLDPAMASEITLQPVRRHRVDAGIFFSDIVVPLKLVGVDVEIQPGRGPVFGRGYADAAGVAELTAVDPAGLDAASGPIAEAVQRTIAELNTTDNGSGTATPLIGFAGAPFTLAAYLAEGGPSKDHLAARTLMHADPGAWRALMEWTAELTGRFLRTQVLAGASAAQLFDSWAGALSLADYETHVAPASAKALAHVHDLSYEVTDAAGETSTRAVPVVHFGVGTGELLGAMHGIGVDTVGVDYRVPLDVASERVGADVPLQGNLDPALLAAPWPVLEAAVRDVLARGAVAPAHVFNLGHGVPPEADPTVLTRVVELVHEAGA; encoded by the coding sequence ATGTCACGCGTGATCCTCTCCGAGCAGCATCCCCTGTCCGCCGGCCTCACTGGCGACTCGCGCCTGGTGCGCGCCTATCGAGGGGAGCGCAGCGACACGACGCCGGTGTGGTTCATGCGCCAGGCGGGGCGCTCGCTGCCCGAGTACCGGGACCTGCGCGTGGGCACTCGCATGCTCGACGCCTGCCTCGACCCCGCCATGGCGAGCGAGATCACCCTGCAGCCCGTGCGCCGCCACCGGGTCGACGCGGGCATCTTCTTCAGCGACATCGTGGTGCCGTTGAAGCTCGTCGGCGTCGACGTCGAGATCCAGCCGGGCCGCGGTCCCGTCTTCGGCCGCGGATATGCGGATGCCGCGGGCGTGGCCGAGCTGACGGCGGTCGACCCCGCCGGCCTCGACGCGGCATCCGGCCCCATCGCCGAGGCCGTGCAGCGCACGATCGCCGAGCTGAACACGACCGACAACGGGTCGGGCACCGCCACCCCCCTCATCGGCTTCGCGGGCGCGCCGTTCACCCTCGCGGCGTACCTCGCCGAGGGAGGCCCGTCGAAGGACCACCTCGCCGCCCGCACGCTCATGCACGCCGACCCGGGCGCCTGGCGGGCGCTCATGGAGTGGACGGCCGAGCTCACCGGTCGGTTCCTGCGCACGCAGGTGCTGGCCGGGGCATCCGCCGCGCAGCTGTTCGACTCGTGGGCCGGCGCCCTCTCGCTCGCCGACTACGAGACGCACGTGGCGCCCGCGTCGGCGAAGGCGCTCGCCCACGTGCACGACCTCTCCTACGAGGTGACGGATGCCGCGGGGGAGACGTCGACCCGCGCCGTGCCCGTCGTGCACTTCGGCGTGGGCACGGGGGAGCTGCTCGGCGCCATGCACGGCATCGGCGTCGACACCGTGGGCGTGGACTACCGCGTGCCGCTCGACGTGGCCTCCGAGCGCGTGGGCGCCGACGTGCCGCTGCAGGGAAACCTCGATCCCGCCCTGCTCGCCGCGCCGTGGCCGGTGCTCGAGGCCGCCGTGCGCGACGTGCTCGCCCGGGGTGCCGTCGCGCCCGCGCACGTCTTCAACCTCGGCCACGGCGTGCCGCCGGAGGCCGACCCCACCGTGCTCACCCGGGTGGTCGAGCTCGTGCACGAGGCGGGCGCGTGA